The DNA segment TTCATTCGCTTTTCTTTCAGAGTGATTTTGTGCTACCCATCAATGCAGATGCCAAGGCCGTGGATATGAGTGAGGAATCCATGAAGGCGGCTCTACACTATTTGCAACCACAACGATTACAGCAGTTTCGTTCCTATCTGACCTTGGCACGCACCAGTGAGTTTAGTGTCAGCGAGGAGCTCACGGAAACGATCCAACAATATTTTGTGGACATGCGCAAGGCAAATGTGAAGAGCAATGCCGATGATCTGCACGGTTTGTTGGTGCTATCGCGTCTGCTCGGTATTTCGCGTGGTAAAGTGGCGCTGGATAAAGAGACCTGGCACCTGGCCACCGAATACGAGTCCAAGCGACGACAGCGTCTGCAATCGCTGCCCAAATCAAGTGCACAGTTGCGCAACTAAACAAGTAACGTTCACTGcagatttttatatatttatactttagaataaaaaaacatcTTTTAGACCTTTAGAGATTTGGTATTTCGCTTTGCCTTCAATTGTTGAAACTCTTGAAACTTGTTACGCCCATTGATGTACCATAATGTTTCCTGATATGAGGATGGCAGCACTTCTTTCACATTCTGTTCCGCCCGAAACGTTATATTAAATGTGTTGGTGGTGACCTCCTCGAAGGTGTTCGCATCCATGACCTGCACCACTGTTAGAATCTGCATGAATTGCTCAAAAGTGTAGACGACATGCGCTGTCATCTTGAGGAACGAATGCACCTTGATGGGACTTAAAAATGCAACATCCATAATGCATTCAATGAACGGACGCGACTGTGTATAAATGCTGGCGGTCATAAAGCTAATTTCGACAGCGTTGCGCATGATGTAGCCACCAAAGATGTTGTTCTGGGAGTTGCGATTGTCGGGAAACGGATGTATCAAGGTCGTCTGAAATGATTGCGACATCCAGGCAGAATTCTCTGGCAACTCGATGCGCTCATCCCGTACAATATCTGTGCCATTCGTACGACGAAATATGTCAAACATTAGCTTCTCATCGTTCTGTGAGGGTCGAAGGATTGGTGCCTTACGGCCACGTCGTTCTTGCCGTTTAACAGCGTCATCAAAGCAGAGTTGCTCTGCTTCGTTGCAAGGTTGCAACTCATTCACGGAAGCCGGTCCAGTGTTTGTGGCGTTTCTGGCAACCATCATGAGAATGGTTTTGGTAATgttccgctgctgctgtcgcatATAGATGGTAATCTCCATTGAGCTCCGACCCACCCAGGAGACATGACCACAAAATTCAATGTCGACGTCAGCATCAACTGTATTGAAGTTGTAGAAATCCACCTTGTCCACCAGCAGTGTCACAAACACATAGGGCAGCGGCACACCTCGTGGCAACTTTGGCACCTTCACATAACGATGACATATCCAAACTGACAGAATTGCCTTCAAATATATAGAAGGTGATTGGCTCTTTTTGAACACGGTCTGCAAACTTACCAGCAAACAAATCGAGATCCTCCATCAAGCGTCCGACACGCACTCGAGCCAAGTGATTAATGTAGCGCTCTCGTTTCGACAAGGAACTTATCGGGACCACGGCGGTGGTGAAGGAATCCTTAATGCAACGACATGGCAAATCCTCGCGCTTCGGCTGAAACTTCAACAATCCTGAGCGACACACTGGAATCGTATGATAGCCCGGCTTTACACCGATTTTTTTCTGAATTTTTTTCGCAACtagaaaacagaaacagcatgAGTTTATATTGCCATAAATGGGGTTAGCTCAATGCAGAATTACTATCTTCAATAGTGCCCGAACAATGTCCCGATTGAAATTCCTCAAACTCGCATTTATCTTGCCACATTATAGCAGATCGATGAATGGTCCTCAAGCAGAAAATCAAATTCCTTTGCGATGGACATTGTGTTATTTGACGAACTGAGCGCATCGATGGCAAAAGGCCTTGCTGTtagatattttaaaacatagacaatttataattttgaaagaaaattccaaatgAATATGCTACAGACGAAAGTTCATAATATCAAGTAggtttatatttaatatccTTGTAAAATGATCACAGgccatattttttattataattcctAAAATATTCAGAGGGACAACCATGTGATTCTTACTGCATAAAATTCATTCTTGCATCATCTTAAGTTTATTCTGATTCCTATAACAAAATCTTTCAGTAGTTTTATtagtaatacaaaataatctATTTTCCTTTTTGATCTGACGCTGTTGACAGTGAGTGCCCCAATATTAAACTTTTGGCGCATATCGTTGCACACCGCATGTCAATTTGCCGGGGGTTTCATTCATGATGAAATGAATTGGAAAAAGTGTAAACTCATCATTACTACGATCTCCTAGTGTTTGTTTAGAGTTGAGTGTGAGTGAATTGAGCTATAATGAAGTGCATAGTCATCGTTAGCAAGCTTGATGTTCGCTCAAAAGCTTTACGAAAATTGTCAACGCTTCCACTCAGATTGTGATTATCTCTCGTTCTCTCGCCGTATAAAAGCTACGCAAAACTGAGTAGAAGCTTCAGTTGATTTTATAACGTTAGCAACAAACGTTCGTTTACAaggcaaaagccaaacaaaacaaaaaaaaacatgtcgAAAATTGTTCTCTATGGAATTGACATGAGCCCGCCAGTTCGTGCTGTCCTGCTCACACTCAAGGCACTGGAGTTGCCTTTCGAGTACAAGGAAGTGCAACTGGGAGTTCAAAACCGCACACCAGAATACCTGAAAATGAATCCACAGGGCACAGTCCCAGTACTGGATGATAATGGAACCTACATACACGATTCTCATgccatatgcatatatttgtgCGAGAAATACGCCAAAACAGATGCCATATATCCAAAGGATTTAGTTAAACGGACAGTGGTTAATCAGCGTTTGTTCTTCGATGCCGCCGTTTTATACAAAGCACTGTGGAATGTAAGCAGCTCTTTTTGGCAAAGCGGCATCACAGTGGTCGTCAAGGAGAAGACACGTAATGTACACGCAGCCCTTCAGCTAACCGAGGATCTATTGGCGGATAATCTCTACATTGCTGGCGATGCATTGAGCATTGCtgatttgtgttgtgttgccaCAGTTTCATCGGTGCCCGCTGTTTTGGACATCGATCCAGTCAAGTATCCCAAGGTTACCGCTTGGTTGGAACGGTTGAAAAAGCTGCCATACTACGAGGAAGCCAACAATGTGGGCGCCACCAAGTATAATACTTTTATGCGCAGCACTTGGACGAGTGTTGAGCTGTAAGGggggaaaacaaaaaaaaaattagccaaagcaaataaatgtaaactctattgaaatatattatatcaaagCTTTTATTGTAGCAATCATCATCAATCAACGTATAAAATGCTTGTTATATGAGATCACAAGCCAAAGAGCTTTAGTTTATGTTTGTCTGTGAGCTTGGAGAGGGTGTTGTTTGCCGGCAAACAGTTAGGCGGCAAGCAGTGTGACCATTAAGATATTTGAAATCAAAGCGGGAACTTTTCggtatttttgcattaaaagCTACGGTCACCTTGCAGTAGAAGCGAATGAAAGCGAAAAGGAAATGAACAAAAGTAACAAAGTTGTTTGGACAGAtgagattttatttttttgtcatCAAACATGTGAAAGCCGCTCCATTTGTTTGGGATCATGCCCATCCGCAGTTTACGTTTAAGTCCAGGAAGGCGAAGTTTTGGTCCTTACTAGCCGAGAAAGTGAATACTTACGGCGGACTCTTTGCCACCACTCCAGTTACAAAGGGTTTGTTGGAAAacaagtatatttatttattctctaTTGAAGAATACATAATGTTATCATAGAGGCACTACAAAAGAAATGGACAAATATGAAGACATACTATCTATTTGAGGAGAGCAAATCACGGCGCATTGGAGCGGAGGCCGATAGTTTCAGTACCACCTGGAAATTTCGCTCAACTTTATCCTTTCTCAGCTCATCCTTGGGAACAGCAGCTCGACCGCAAGCCTTGGGACAAGCCGA comes from the Drosophila sulfurigaster albostrigata strain 15112-1811.04 chromosome 2L, ASM2355843v2, whole genome shotgun sequence genome and includes:
- the LOC133850720 gene encoding acyl-coenzyme A thioesterase 9, mitochondrial, which translates into the protein MRSVRQITQCPSQRNLIFCLRTIHRSAIMWQDKCEFEEFQSGHCSGTIEDIAKKIQKKIGVKPGYHTIPVCRSGLLKFQPKREDLPCRCIKDSFTTAVVPISSLSKRERYINHLARVRVGRLMEDLDLFAVWICHRYVKVPKLPRGVPLPYVFVTLLVDKVDFYNFNTVDADVDIEFCGHVSWVGRSSMEITIYMRQQQRNITKTILMMVARNATNTGPASVNELQPCNEAEQLCFDDAVKRQERRGRKAPILRPSQNDEKLMFDIFRRTNGTDIVRDERIELPENSAWMSQSFQTTLIHPFPDNRNSQNNIFGGYIMRNAVEISFMTASIYTQSRPFIECIMDVAFLSPIKVHSFLKMTAHVVYTFEQFMQILTVVQVMDANTFEEVTTNTFNITFRAEQNVKEVLPSSYQETLWYINGRNKFQEFQQLKAKRNTKSLKV
- the LOC133850721 gene encoding glutathione S-transferase 1-like isoform X2, encoding MSKIVLYGIDMSPPVRAVLLTLKALELPFEYKEVQLGVQNRTPEYLKMNPQGTVPVLDDNGTYIHDSHAICIYLCEKYAKTDAIYPKDLVKRTVVNQRLFFDAAVLYKALWNVSSSFWQSGITVVVKEKTRNVHAALQLTEDLLADNLYIAGDALSIADLCCVATVSSVPAVLDIDPVKYPKVTAWLERLKKLPYYEEANNVGATKYNTFMRSTWTSVEL